From Acetonema longum DSM 6540:
AATTGGCCGATCTCATCTTTTGACTGAATGCCTGACTCGCGTTCGCGAAGATCGCCTTCCGCCAGCAGCAAACATGCGTCTCTTATTCTTTGAATTGGCCGTACCAAGCGGTTGCCTAACATGACGATAACCAGAACGGCCACGATTATAAACACGAGCGATACAGCAAGGGTTATCCGCGCCAGGTTCGTTGCTTCCAGAATCACTTCCCTTTCCGGAGCAGAGACTATCATGACCCACCGCTCATTCCCCGGCAATTCCACAGGCGTAAACACCGCAAAAGTTGCAACACCGTCAACGGAAATATAGCTGCCCTTAACTTGTTGCCCCTCTGCAACCGCCCTTTTGAATCCTTCGATCAGCTTATCATCCAATTCCGGCTCTTGCAGCTTTAAAGCCTCATTGATTTTCTTTTCCGTAAGGTTTAGCTTCCCTGTTAATTCAGTCCTGGAATGGGCAATAACCAGTCCGGAACCTTCAGCGAGAAACCCGCCGCCGCTGTCCTTAAATTTTAGGTTTTGAACCATTTTTGACAACGTCTCGAGGGATACTGCCCCGCCGATAACTCCTGTCAATTGACCGTTGTTCATAACCGGCACAGCAATGGCTACAGACAGCTTTCCCGTGGTTTTTGTAATCAACGGATTGGAAATGACCGATTTTTGAGTATTGACCGCCTTCTGAAGATAATCCCGGTTAAACATACCGCCGCTGCCATCTGAGCGCCAGCCAGAGCCATCAGGGAACATGAAAAAGATCACATCAAAGGTTCCCGTCCTTTTTTGCAGTTCCGCCATGAGCGGAATAATTTCATCTTTATCTTTGCCTGCTTTAATACTCGGACTGCCAGCAAGATCCTCAAGATGAACCAGGCTTTCACGCACTTGAAACTGGATTCGATTGGCATAATCCGTGCCGAGCGCCATAGCGGCCTCATCCATGCTGCTTATCAGCGCCCGGCTGGAAATGCTGTAGCTGATGCCGGATAATATGCCGACTGACAGGATATAAAGAGGAATTAAGATAATGAGAAATTTTGTTTGAATGCTATTTACTTTCATGCTATCCTCCTTGCCGTCACCAAAAGAAACGCTTAGCGTCCTCTATGAATTGCACAAGACACTCAAACCTCTGCCCCATCTTCATAAAGCAAATGAAAAATGCTATGATGTATAAAAAACTTGGCTGTTATTTCTCCAACATGATGTTTAATATCTCTATATCAGTGGCTTTCATACCGTCGCGGCCCATGCGGCCGATACTGGTGATCGTCTGCTCGACGTCCTCCTTTACCAGGCCTTCCCCGGGCTGAAACACCCGGTTTTTGCGGCTGAGGTGCAAGGCCAGGATCGCAGCCTCGACGGCGCTGGCGAT
This genomic window contains:
- a CDS encoding methyl-accepting chemotaxis protein, yielding MKVNSIQTKFLIILIPLYILSVGILSGISYSISSRALISSMDEAAMALGTDYANRIQFQVRESLVHLEDLAGSPSIKAGKDKDEIIPLMAELQKRTGTFDVIFFMFPDGSGWRSDGSGGMFNRDYLQKAVNTQKSVISNPLITKTTGKLSVAIAVPVMNNGQLTGVIGGAVSLETLSKMVQNLKFKDSGGGFLAEGSGLVIAHSRTELTGKLNLTEKKINEALKLQEPELDDKLIEGFKRAVAEGQQVKGSYISVDGVATFAVFTPVELPGNERWVMIVSAPEREVILEATNLARITLAVSLVFIIVAVLVIVMLGNRLVRPIQRIRDACLLLAEGDLRERESGIQSKDEIGQLAQGFRTMRDNVRTLVLKVQTQVEQIAAASEELSANTEQSENASKQVAATIVEVAQRTDKQQTDVGNTMAIVEEMAAGIRQVVEGNKNVAGAADATVRVTQTGLDAIEQAVAQMTKVGTGTDRVQSAIVNLSQDSTEIGEIVNVMSGIAEQTNLLALNAAIEAARAGEAGRGFAVVAEEVRRLAEQSQEAAKKITLLIGGNQKNIADTVIVMAAGAEDVQAGVAVVNKAGVAFREIYEKVNEVSAQIRDISATIQQMAGGNQQIVDAVRRVDIESRNTGAQTQTVSAATEEQLAAMEEIASSSQALARMAEELQTAVEKFRV